From a region of the Longimicrobium sp. genome:
- a CDS encoding Uma2 family endonuclease, translating to MATQLQAITADEFLALPDDGTRRELVEGEIRDMAPAGIEHSVVAANFATELNHYVRKNKLGVVGTADPTFRLASDPDTIRVPDLAFIRRERIEQAGGVGKGFWRGAPDLAVEVVSPNDRYTEVRKKVGEYLIAGTSMVVVVDPANRFVTVHRPGRIPLELGEDGVIDGEDVVPGWKLPVRDIFI from the coding sequence ATGGCCACACAACTTCAAGCGATTACCGCCGACGAGTTCCTGGCGCTCCCCGATGACGGGACACGCCGTGAGCTGGTGGAAGGGGAAATCCGAGATATGGCACCCGCCGGAATCGAGCACAGCGTCGTGGCGGCGAACTTCGCGACGGAGCTGAACCACTACGTGCGCAAGAACAAGTTGGGCGTAGTGGGTACGGCCGACCCGACGTTCAGGCTCGCGAGCGACCCCGACACCATACGTGTTCCGGATCTCGCATTCATCCGACGCGAACGGATCGAACAGGCGGGCGGAGTCGGGAAAGGTTTCTGGAGAGGCGCGCCCGACCTGGCGGTTGAAGTCGTCTCGCCGAACGACCGGTACACCGAGGTCCGAAAGAAGGTGGGGGAGTACCTGATCGCGGGCACCTCCATGGTGGTCGTCGTAGACCCGGCTAACCGGTTCGTTACAGTCCATCGCCCCGGACGCATTCCGCTGGAGCTGGGCGAAGATGGAGTAATTGACGGTGAAGACGTGGTTCCCGGTTGGAAGCTGCCGGTGCGCGACATCTTCATCTGA